A part of Astatotilapia calliptera chromosome 15, fAstCal1.2, whole genome shotgun sequence genomic DNA contains:
- the mei4 gene encoding meiosis-specific protein MEI4 isoform X2, producing MEKEDDGLTGLSRAEWFSTQAKVAVAVALIRNRPPGMSGRQYAEALGCRLRSQDEGWKKKAEELQREVLRLRQEALIATATCASKSSTQVADSSRMDDPSQDLFGPGRVEFSEEHQQDFDSETPELFLHKAKPAAASPPPLFPCSHRDEATLHPHVQFMQSLCALHRVDGNSRGVEALWFGCDGDVGSVLADTVCQLLDSVAAACRDSSTLESHNLLLKACQIAAQAMDLYCSQQLPSAELVKRVEEPLRELSRMLLHSDWPNGLEPAEKLMEYVIALGSSRMSASLLVRHILSEIGALADQLWQAFQILSLSHTSIFYLTFLLLKVALCTRLQAQTVCPYRLIATVASERP from the exons ATGGAGAAAGAGGATGACGGCTTAACAG GACTGAGTCGAGCCGAGTGGTTTTCCACGCAGGCTAAAGTGGCGGTGGCGGTGGCTTTAATAAGAAACCGCCCCCCGGGTATGAGCGGCAGGCAGTACGCTGAGGCTCTGGGCTGCAGGCTGAGGAGTCAGGATGAAGGCTGGAAGAAGAAAGCAGAGGAGCTGCAGCGGGAGGTGCTGAGGCTGCGGCAGGAAGCACTGATCGCCACAGCGACATGTGCCTCAAAGAGCAGCACGCAGGTGGCAG acagcagcaggatGGATGACCCTTCCCAGGATTTGTTTGGTCCAGGAAGAGTGGAGTTCAGCGAAGAACATCAGCAAGACTTTGACTCAGAGACTCCCGAGCTCTTCCTGCATAAAGCCAAGCCTGCCGCCGCTTCCCCTCCACCGCTGTTTCCCTGCAGTCACCGTGATGAAGCCACGCTGCATCCTCATGTGCAGTTCATGCAGTCGCTGTGTGCCCTGCACCGAGTGGATGGGAACAGCAGAGGAGTGGAAGCTCTGTGGTTCGGGTGTGATGGAGACGTGGGGTCAGTACTCGCTGACACCGTGTGCCAGCTCCTTGACTCTGTGGCGGCCGCCTGCAGGGATTCTTCCACGCTGGAATCACACaacctcctcctgaaggcctgCCAGATCGCTGCCCAAGCGATGGACCTCTACTGCTCCCAGCAGCTGCCGTCGGCTGAGCTTGTAAAACGTGTGGAAGAGCCACTGAGGGAGCTGAGCAGGATGCTGCTGCACAGTGATTGGCCCAACGGG CTCGAGCCTGCGGAGAAGCTGATGGAGTACGTGATCGCGCTGGGTAGCAGCCGCATGTCAGCATCTTTGCTCGTTCGTCACATCCTCTCAGAGATTGGCGCCTTGGCCGATCAGCTCTGGCAAGCCTTCCAG attctctctctctctcatacatctattttttatttgacCTTTTTGCTCCTCAAAGTCGCCCTTTGTACGAGGCTTCAGGCCCAAACAGTTTGCCCTTATCGACTCATTGCCACGGTCGCGTCTGAAAGACCGTAA